One Agelaius phoeniceus isolate bAgePho1 chromosome 6, bAgePho1.hap1, whole genome shotgun sequence DNA window includes the following coding sequences:
- the TNFAIP2 gene encoding tumor necrosis factor alpha-induced protein 2: MMKMLPFFQSPFGIRSGSEGCIDANRPFENTSPSVAEQVPACPEPSADEIWSRDQEKMRERPEAACRASRASSITSNESCISAGDSPEKGNKGIKGMLKSAFKIVKKTKPPSVKQVMDLLGEQKLCDAIQHLFALEKSLSSKNEEGLNTSQKDIESVYEVLKHKVFSTLKDSVLLAKTNPDLLQQAVEALKEQEKEDQNYMSENPLDQNMQFRPRKWKELWMATVKESVEARMKDTSRTPRTENLSAVGQNLLHMGKTMKEDLTVVAKYINKLYPPEFNVFSTYAELYHNYFASQAKKNAESHLEDKDIYLLLSWVHNFYPKDMRKDHALAMELDKVKLGSLLPSSLSKELENKYLDSEEVTVKNSLSRCLDKEIQRWKEDKEPEKLNGHFQSELLGIFVIQSIYSSQKRAEDISKAVGEELSRRLLKELPAFLRSYRDAFEDFKEKSKKHTYYKPILIANINNCCNFRDYTEKYVAEKEDSKADILSTLADIENSGFDVLLQQLFAQLKPMYKKFTENKWDSSSEIMNEIIKTTSKHISDFKTLKDPFYHAIVEKIHARLVKEYIVRLLKRKVSLKTPAQQQTLAQHISKNAADLEAFCTSNGSQATWLNSALPKLAEIIRLQDLGAIKIEVATLATTYPDIRKRHLEAFLHIKANLSRSELKSILGYLADSTASTQPRAPLFSSINVS, translated from the exons ATGATGAAAATGTTACCTTTTTTCCAAAGTCCTTTTGGAATACGCAGTGGATCAGAGGGTTGCATTGATGCAAACAGGCCATTTGAAAACACTTCACCATCAGTAGCTGAGCaagtccctgcctgtcctgaaCCTTCTGCAGATGAGATCTGGTCCAGGGACCAGGAGAAGATGAGAGAAAGGCCAgaggcagcctgcagagcttCACGCGCCTCTTCCATCACAAGCAATGAGAGCTGCATCTCTGCCGGGGACAGCCCTGAGAAGGGGAACAAAGGAATAAAGGGAATGCTTAAAAGTGCATTTAAAATAGTTAAAAAGACCAAGCCACCCAGTG TCAAACAAGTCATGGATCTCCTTGGAGAGCAAAAGCTTTGTGATGCCATTCAACATCTGTTTGCCCTGGAGAAGAGCCTGTCTAGCAAAAATGAGGAGGGACTGAACACCAGTCAAAAAGACATTGAGTCTGTCTATGAAGTTCTGAAGCACAAAGTCTTCAGCACCTTGAAGGATTCTGTGCTGCTtgcaaaaacaaacccagatcTGCTACAGCAGGCAGTGGAGGCTctgaaagaacaggagaaagaAGATCAGAACTACATGTCAGAGAATCCACTGGACCAAAATATGCAATTTAGACCTAGAAAATGGAAAGAGCTCTGGATGGCTACAGTAAAGGAGTCGGTAGAGGCTCGAATGAAAGACACAAGCCGTACTCCTAGAACTGAGAACCTCTCTGCAGTTGGCCAGAACCTCCTGCACATGGGAAAGACAATGAAAGAAGATTTGACAGTGGTTGCCAAGTATATTAATAAGCTTTATCCTCCCGAGTTTAATGTGTTCAGCACATATGCAGAACTCTACCACAATTATTTTGCCTCCCAGGCAAAGAAAAATGCTGAGTCTCATCTGGAAGACAAGGATATTTACCTTCTTCTCTCATGGGTGCACAATTTTTATCCAAA AGACATGAGGAAAGATCATGCTTTAGCCATGGAGTTGGATAAAGTTAAGCTTGGAAGCCTTTTGCCTTCAAGTCTGAGCAAAGAGCTTGAAAATAAATACCTTGACAGTGAAGAG GTTACTGTCAAAAATTCACTGAGCAGATGTTTAGATAAAGAAATCCAAAGATGGAAAGAAGACAAGGAACCAGAGAAGCTAAATGGACATTTTCAGAGTGAACTGCTAGGAATATTTGTTATCCAG AGTATCTACAGCAGCCAGAAGCGAGCTGAGGACATCAGCAAAGCTGTGGGTGAGGAGCTGTCCCGTCGGCTGCTGAAGGAGCTGCCAGCCTTCCTGAGGAG CTACAGGGATGCCTTTGAAGACTTcaaggaaaaaagcaagaagCACACATACTACAAGCCTATACTGATTGCAAATATTAACAACTGCTGCAATTTTAG AGACTACACAGAGAAATACGTGGCAGAAAAGGAGGACAGTAAAGCCGATATCCTCAGCACTCTCGCTGATATTGAAAACAGCGGCTTTGATGTGCTGCTCCAACAGCTCTTTGCCCAGCTGAAG ccaATGTACAAGAAGTTTACAGAGAATAAGTGGGATTCCAGCAGTGAAATTATGAATGAGATCATTAAAACCACCAGCAAACATATTTCAGACTTCAAGACCTTAAAGGACCCGTTTTACCAT GCTATTGTTGAGAAGATCCATGCCCGTTTGGTTAAAGAGTACATTGTGAGGCTGCTGAAGAGGAAGGTCAGCCTGAAaactccagcacagcagcaaacTCTGGCCCAACACATCTCCAAGAATGCTGCTGACCTGGAAGCCTTCTGCACCAGCAAT GGATCTCAAGCCACGTGGCTGAATTCAGCACTCCCCAAACTGGCTGAAATAATCCGACTTCAGGATTTAGGTGCTATTAAAATTGAAGTTGCAACACTCGCCACAACGTACCCAGACATCCG CAAAAGGCACCTGGAAGCGTTCCTGCACATCAAAGCCAATTTGTCACGCAGCGAACTCAAGAGCATCCTGGGCTACTTGGCAGACAGCACAGCATCCACACAGCCCAGGGCCCCGCTCTTCTCCAGCATCAACGTGTCCTAG